Proteins from a genomic interval of Ghiorsea bivora:
- a CDS encoding cupin domain-containing protein: protein MKHTPADLLPEVFETLLDNEHLKIERIISKGHTSPESGWYDQAQHEWVILLEGAATITFDNGKESNLRKGDYLNIPAHVKHKVSWTDPDVESIWLAVFYGDIQ, encoded by the coding sequence TTGAAACATACGCCTGCTGACTTGCTTCCAGAAGTGTTTGAAACACTCTTGGATAATGAACATCTCAAAATCGAACGTATTATTTCTAAAGGTCATACATCACCTGAATCAGGATGGTATGACCAAGCCCAACATGAATGGGTTATTCTGCTTGAAGGCGCTGCTACCATTACTTTTGATAATGGAAAAGAATCCAACCTAAGAAAGGGTGATTATCTCAATATTCCAGCACACGTAAAACACAAAGTGTCATGGACTGACCCTGATGTGGAAAGCATTTGGTTGGCTGTGTTTTATGGGGATATTCAATGA
- a CDS encoding metallophosphoesterase has product MIVFLVIAMMLTAIMYGYVAWRLHIVSPSLRFWVRFYLFVVWLTSLAPLIFHYQHVAGDWVDIFIWFVYLNMGFFSLLMVVYLVMDVLHLCMRPFKRNPERRAFFKSSAAHISMLGAAGMTTGFGLEQAVGGAVIKEVHIPLGAPKALHDLKIVQFTDLHIGPMIKRDDVESLVSQMNALNADMIVMTGDLVDGSVARLKQDVAPLANLKAKVGKYFITGNHEYYSGAEDWIAEMKRLGFTVLLNEHELIEYEGAKLLLAGVTDYRAHQYISAHQSSPKQAMQGAPDADVKILLAHQPKSIFEATEAGFDLQISGHTHGGQYYPWNFIAKMANPYIKGLHLHDNKTWIYVSPGTGYWGPPIRLGNEPEITVFKLV; this is encoded by the coding sequence ATGATTGTGTTCCTTGTTATCGCGATGATGCTTACGGCTATCATGTATGGTTATGTAGCATGGCGGCTACATATTGTGTCGCCAAGCTTGCGTTTTTGGGTTCGTTTTTACCTGTTTGTTGTGTGGCTTACATCGCTTGCGCCACTTATTTTTCACTACCAACATGTGGCGGGTGATTGGGTTGATATATTCATTTGGTTTGTCTATTTGAATATGGGGTTTTTCTCACTATTAATGGTGGTGTATTTGGTGATGGATGTGTTACACCTCTGTATGCGCCCCTTCAAACGTAACCCTGAGCGGCGAGCGTTTTTCAAATCTTCGGCTGCACACATCAGTATGTTAGGCGCTGCTGGTATGACGACAGGTTTTGGGCTTGAGCAGGCGGTAGGCGGGGCAGTCATCAAGGAAGTACATATACCTTTGGGTGCGCCCAAAGCATTGCATGATTTAAAGATAGTACAGTTCACCGATTTGCACATTGGTCCCATGATTAAACGAGATGATGTGGAAAGCTTGGTATCACAAATGAACGCATTGAATGCAGATATGATTGTGATGACAGGTGATTTGGTGGATGGCTCTGTGGCAAGGTTAAAACAGGATGTCGCACCACTTGCAAATTTAAAAGCGAAAGTGGGTAAATATTTCATTACAGGTAATCACGAATACTATTCGGGGGCTGAAGATTGGATTGCTGAAATGAAGCGACTGGGTTTTACGGTGTTGCTCAATGAACATGAATTGATTGAATATGAAGGAGCAAAGCTGCTGTTGGCAGGGGTGACTGATTATCGAGCGCACCAATATATTTCAGCTCATCAATCCAGCCCTAAACAAGCCATGCAAGGTGCACCTGATGCTGATGTGAAAATTTTATTGGCACATCAACCCAAAAGTATCTTTGAAGCTACAGAGGCAGGTTTTGATTTGCAGATTTCAGGGCATACCCATGGTGGACAATATTACCCATGGAATTTCATCGCAAAAATGGCAAATCCTTATATTAAAGGTTTGCATTTGCATGACAACAAAACGTGGATTTATGTATCCCCAGGCACGGGGTACTGGGGGCCACCGATTAGGTTGGGCAATGAGCCAGAGATTACAGTGTTTAAGTTGGTTTAA
- a CDS encoding 2OG-Fe(II) oxygenase, which translates to MNIHLMLCCNMLTPPIFEHITQAIAQNGYCIIDNALPANTAQALHQHMSNIPAKDFKGMGVGRANELHVDQTYRSDTSLWLDGIHTAEQNYLQWMEQLRLAINQRLFLGLFTYEAHFAHYAPQSFYKRHTDAFQGLSNRKLTTVYYLNPNWATDDGGELAMYADEKSSNAFQTVAPQMNRLVVFLSESFPHEVLPAHKDRYSIAGWFKLGKH; encoded by the coding sequence ATGAATATACACTTAATGTTATGTTGCAACATGTTAACCCCACCAATCTTTGAACATATTACGCAAGCGATTGCGCAAAACGGTTATTGCATCATTGATAACGCACTCCCCGCTAATACCGCCCAAGCATTACACCAACACATGAGCAACATACCCGCAAAAGACTTTAAGGGTATGGGTGTAGGTCGTGCAAATGAGTTACATGTTGACCAAACCTATCGCAGTGATACTTCCCTCTGGTTAGACGGCATACACACTGCTGAGCAAAACTACTTACAATGGATGGAACAGCTTCGTCTTGCTATCAATCAACGTTTATTTTTAGGCTTGTTTACTTACGAGGCACACTTTGCACATTACGCGCCACAAAGTTTCTACAAACGGCATACCGATGCTTTTCAAGGCTTATCCAATCGCAAACTTACCACAGTGTATTACCTTAACCCTAATTGGGCTACTGACGATGGTGGTGAGCTGGCAATGTATGCAGATGAAAAGAGCAGCAATGCTTTTCAGACTGTAGCACCACAAATGAATCGTTTGGTGGTGTTTCTAAGTGAATCCTTCCCTCACGAAGTGTTACCTGCACACAAGGATAGGTACAGCATTGCAGGTTGGTTTAAACTAGGGAAGCACTGA
- a CDS encoding HAD family hydrolase, with protein MNKKLLQRIPRLNNQPLQLILFDCDGTLTDSHGAIAQAMQKAFTDHGLTKPDYQDVLGIIGLSLVAAVEQLADDDLDNDLKTKLCESYGSNYRAMESSLALYPNVIETLEELDNRGYAMGVVTGKSSRGLIRVMDTFDLHRFFPVWRTADICTSKPHPAMVLECMHEMGALPEHTSVIGDSRFDIQMANAANVRSYGVSFGVEPAHILKTEGALHVFDQFEDILEKYPSLFSASLV; from the coding sequence TTGAACAAAAAGCTGCTACAAAGGATACCTCGACTGAATAATCAACCCCTACAACTTATTTTATTTGATTGTGACGGCACATTGACCGACTCGCATGGTGCGATTGCGCAAGCCATGCAAAAAGCATTCACTGACCACGGTTTAACAAAGCCTGATTATCAAGATGTGCTAGGTATTATCGGCTTATCTTTGGTCGCTGCGGTGGAGCAACTGGCAGATGATGATTTGGATAATGATTTAAAAACCAAGCTTTGCGAATCGTATGGCAGCAATTATCGGGCTATGGAGTCTAGTCTTGCTTTGTACCCTAATGTGATTGAAACTTTGGAAGAACTGGATAACCGAGGATATGCCATGGGTGTGGTTACGGGTAAATCCAGTCGTGGTTTGATTCGGGTAATGGATACATTTGATTTACATCGATTCTTTCCAGTGTGGCGTACTGCTGATATTTGCACATCCAAACCGCATCCAGCCATGGTTTTGGAATGTATGCACGAGATGGGCGCATTGCCAGAGCATACATCCGTCATTGGTGATTCACGCTTTGATATTCAAATGGCAAATGCGGCTAATGTGCGCTCGTATGGCGTGTCTTTTGGTGTAGAGCCAGCGCATATTCTGAAAACAGAAGGTGCACTGCATGTGTTTGATCAGTTTGAAGATATTTTAGAGAAATACCCAAGCTTATTCAGTGCTTCCCTAGTTTAA
- a CDS encoding DUF4340 domain-containing protein, translating into MKELIAVIITLGLVALIVTQQAPKDTSQALPKLPTFAVQDVDSIAVYAKDKTRLQAKRDGDKWIVEGADKPVYVQSNVVNQLLQDLQTMQVKRVASRTEDNFSRFSVLTDHVVLKNKQGEVLLDVFVGKPATDLASTYIRLADENMVVTVDKVLTWQVKRTHDAWLEQKAATKDTSTE; encoded by the coding sequence ATGAAAGAATTGATAGCAGTCATCATCACATTGGGTTTGGTGGCTTTGATTGTGACCCAACAGGCACCTAAAGATACATCCCAAGCCTTGCCAAAATTGCCAACTTTTGCCGTGCAAGATGTGGATAGTATTGCTGTTTATGCCAAGGATAAAACACGCCTGCAAGCCAAGCGAGATGGGGATAAGTGGATAGTAGAAGGTGCGGATAAACCTGTATATGTGCAAAGCAATGTGGTGAATCAACTGCTTCAAGATTTACAAACCATGCAGGTTAAACGTGTGGCAAGCAGAACAGAAGATAACTTTTCTCGTTTTTCAGTGTTGACTGACCATGTTGTCTTAAAAAACAAACAAGGTGAGGTATTGCTGGATGTGTTCGTGGGTAAACCTGCGACCGACTTAGCCAGCACCTATATTCGCTTGGCAGATGAGAATATGGTGGTGACGGTGGATAAAGTGTTGACGTGGCAGGTCAAACGTACGCATGATGCGTGGCTTGAACAAAAAGCTGCTACAAAGGATACCTCGACTGAATAA
- a CDS encoding GldG family protein: protein MADLRSTIRRKTLFTLSFVVVIAVLLFAAAQGSHIRSDWSDNQTSSISASTKQVLQSLDEPIQIKAYFTAGLPQPYGQLKQFVEDTLMNYRDAAKGKLGFEMINPEDNPNTQAALQALQIPKVQVQVIEDDRAQVRQAYLAIVIEYLDKQEIIPVVQTDAGFEYLLTRKIKKLTGKGKQTIAVATGFGAKSSQQLQTLQQLLQDDYNFVDVDLAAHVVPSDAKALIVAGVDKKPSEMFRYHLDQFRMTGNGVLVLASNVEPNLQAGFQVLPVDTYANDWLLSDLGVSVEPGLVMDQQASRITVNQQQAGFAFRSVVDFPFIPNVVNLNKQSVITQGLESVSMPFAAPLAWGEPSADKSILLQSSEWSAVQSGPPFDVNPLLAMQERFHGLHMRPQTLMLAQEGKMQSAFTKALDDKTYIAKVANGRLLVSGSSALLDNEFINGENTVLILNMLDWLSHDEALITLRSKGVTQRPLEPLNKAERTFFKVVWVFALPALLLTLAGWRWLYLRKRRNKTWEENQ from the coding sequence ATGGCAGATTTACGTTCAACAATTCGTCGAAAAACTTTATTCACTTTATCATTTGTCGTGGTGATTGCAGTGCTGCTGTTTGCTGCGGCACAAGGATCGCATATTCGCAGTGATTGGAGCGACAACCAAACATCGAGCATTTCAGCATCCACCAAACAAGTGCTTCAAAGTTTGGATGAGCCGATTCAAATCAAGGCTTATTTTACCGCAGGTTTACCGCAACCTTATGGTCAGCTCAAACAATTTGTTGAAGATACCTTGATGAATTATAGGGATGCCGCAAAGGGAAAACTTGGGTTTGAAATGATTAACCCTGAGGATAACCCCAATACTCAAGCAGCTTTACAAGCCTTGCAGATTCCAAAAGTGCAAGTGCAGGTGATTGAAGATGACAGGGCGCAAGTGCGTCAAGCATACCTTGCGATTGTCATTGAATACTTGGATAAACAAGAAATTATTCCTGTGGTACAAACCGATGCGGGTTTTGAGTATTTACTCACACGAAAAATCAAGAAACTGACAGGTAAAGGCAAACAAACCATTGCCGTTGCAACAGGTTTTGGTGCCAAATCATCACAACAGCTACAAACATTGCAGCAACTCTTGCAAGATGATTATAATTTTGTCGATGTCGATTTGGCAGCTCATGTTGTGCCTAGTGATGCCAAAGCTTTGATTGTAGCGGGCGTGGATAAAAAACCATCGGAAATGTTTAGGTATCACCTCGACCAATTCCGTATGACGGGTAATGGGGTGTTGGTATTGGCATCCAATGTGGAGCCCAACTTGCAAGCAGGATTTCAAGTGTTACCCGTGGATACGTATGCTAATGATTGGTTATTGTCTGACCTTGGTGTATCCGTAGAGCCAGGTTTGGTGATGGATCAGCAAGCCAGTCGCATCACGGTGAATCAACAGCAAGCAGGTTTTGCATTCCGCTCAGTGGTGGATTTTCCGTTTATTCCAAACGTTGTAAACCTCAATAAACAAAGCGTGATTACCCAAGGTTTGGAAAGTGTAAGCATGCCATTTGCAGCACCTTTAGCATGGGGTGAGCCTAGTGCTGATAAAAGTATACTGCTTCAATCCTCGGAATGGAGTGCTGTACAATCAGGCCCACCTTTTGATGTGAATCCATTGCTTGCCATGCAAGAGCGTTTTCATGGCTTACACATGCGCCCCCAAACATTGATGCTGGCGCAAGAAGGGAAGATGCAGTCTGCTTTCACCAAGGCATTGGATGATAAAACGTATATAGCCAAGGTAGCCAATGGACGTTTGTTGGTCTCAGGCTCTAGCGCACTTTTGGATAATGAGTTTATCAATGGTGAAAACACGGTGTTGATTTTGAATATGTTGGATTGGCTCAGCCATGATGAAGCTTTGATTACACTGCGCTCAAAAGGCGTGACCCAACGCCCACTTGAACCATTGAACAAAGCAGAGCGCACTTTTTTCAAAGTGGTGTGGGTCTTTGCTTTACCCGCATTGTTGTTGACGCTGGCAGGTTGGCGTTGGTTATACTTGCGTAAGCGAAGAAATAAAACTTGGGAAGAAAACCAATGA
- a CDS encoding ABC transporter permease translates to MNAVVALCQKEWRISLDTPQGYVVSIAFLLASGFFFGSSLFLNGQADMRHWFAVLPLLFIFFIPAMSMRLLADELHDGTYELLATMPTRTIDIVLGKYLSLLGHITFLLLLTGLYPLTLSLLGNLDSGTVMASYLGAWLLAALFAAIGLFASAMTNHAMIAYIIGLVLLLVIFLVTQAAPTLPIFMQDWVVMLGPIDHYQNMMRGVVSLADVMLFISLTVIFISLSWFALARRRWR, encoded by the coding sequence ATGAATGCAGTGGTGGCATTATGCCAAAAAGAATGGCGAATTAGCCTAGACACTCCTCAGGGTTATGTGGTGTCGATTGCATTTTTATTGGCATCAGGTTTTTTCTTTGGCAGTAGTCTGTTTTTAAATGGGCAAGCGGATATGCGTCATTGGTTTGCCGTGTTGCCGTTGCTTTTTATCTTTTTTATTCCAGCCATGTCCATGCGGTTGCTTGCCGATGAATTGCATGATGGCACGTATGAACTTTTGGCAACCATGCCGACGCGTACGATTGATATTGTGCTCGGTAAATATTTAAGTTTGTTGGGGCATATCACCTTTTTATTGTTGCTCACGGGGTTGTATCCTTTGACCTTATCATTATTGGGCAATCTTGATTCAGGCACAGTGATGGCATCGTATTTGGGCGCATGGCTGCTTGCTGCTTTGTTTGCTGCCATAGGTTTATTTGCATCAGCCATGACCAATCATGCCATGATTGCGTATATTATTGGTTTGGTTTTATTGTTGGTGATTTTCCTTGTCACACAAGCTGCTCCTACGCTGCCAATTTTTATGCAAGACTGGGTTGTGATGCTGGGTCCGATTGATCACTATCAAAATATGATGCGAGGTGTGGTATCTTTGGCTGACGTAATGTTGTTTATCAGTTTAACAGTGATTTTTATTAGTTTAAGTTGGTTTGCTTTAGCACGTAGGCGGTGGCGTTAA
- a CDS encoding ABC transporter ATP-binding protein, whose amino-acid sequence MIKAKSLSRQYGNQFAVKDLSFEVKRGEVMGLLGPNGAGKSTTMKMLTCFLPPSSGDASIDGLSLAESIQVRRLVGYLPEHAPSYHDLDVEAYLQFTGKMHGIPSATRKDKIGEMARACGLEQVLYRRIEELSKGYRQRVGLAAAMLHDPQCLILDEPTTGLDPNQIIEIRHLIRHLGEQKTVLLSSHILPEVEAVCDRMMIIDKGELQALGTSEELSKQAQGGAFVLATVKGDANKLLAHLQASLSDITIVHQETLADGFTHIEISHPDPDCGLAEQLFLAAVATDVVLLEIRNEQASLEDVFRELTGGTA is encoded by the coding sequence ATGATTAAAGCAAAAAGTCTTTCCCGACAATATGGCAATCAGTTTGCCGTTAAAGATTTAAGTTTTGAGGTTAAGCGTGGTGAAGTCATGGGGCTGTTGGGTCCTAATGGCGCTGGAAAATCGACCACCATGAAAATGCTCACCTGTTTTCTTCCCCCTTCCTCAGGTGATGCAAGCATTGATGGTTTAAGCTTGGCAGAATCCATTCAAGTTCGCCGCTTGGTGGGTTATTTGCCAGAACATGCGCCGTCTTACCACGATTTGGATGTTGAAGCTTACCTTCAATTCACAGGCAAAATGCATGGGATTCCCAGTGCGACTCGAAAAGATAAAATTGGTGAAATGGCGCGGGCTTGTGGTTTGGAGCAAGTGTTATATCGCCGAATTGAGGAGTTATCCAAAGGTTATCGTCAGCGGGTGGGTTTGGCAGCTGCCATGTTGCACGACCCGCAATGTCTTATCTTGGATGAACCCACCACAGGTTTAGACCCCAACCAAATTATTGAAATTCGTCATTTGATTCGCCACTTGGGTGAACAAAAAACGGTGCTTTTGTCTTCGCATATTTTGCCCGAAGTGGAAGCCGTATGCGACCGCATGATGATAATCGATAAAGGCGAGTTACAAGCTTTGGGTACATCCGAAGAACTTTCCAAACAAGCCCAAGGTGGCGCATTTGTGTTGGCAACAGTGAAAGGTGATGCAAATAAATTGCTCGCGCACTTACAAGCCAGTTTGTCTGATATAACTATCGTTCATCAAGAAACATTAGCCGATGGTTTTACCCATATCGAAATATCACATCCAGACCCAGATTGTGGTCTTGCCGAACAATTGTTTTTGGCTGCTGTTGCTACAGATGTGGTACTTTTAGAAATACGCAATGAACAAGCCTCGCTTGAGGATGTCTTCCGAGAATTAACAGGAGGAACAGCATGA
- the ftsZ gene encoding cell division protein FtsZ, translating to MALKFTLDDTQKQVASIKVVGVGGGGGNALNNMIEQGLSGVSFVAANTDAQVLSRSLAQMRLQLGSNSTKGLGAGGKPEIGRDAAESDRAHIKELLEDTEMVFITAGMGGGTGTGAAPVIAEVAREMGILTVGVVTKPFGFEGKRRMRFAEEGIKELGSAVDTLITIPNQKLVAMAGKNTSMKDTFRMADDILFQAVRGISELITKPGYINVDFADVTAVMTEHQGMSMMGMGAASGEDRACTAAEAAITSPLLEEVDIHGAQGLLVNVTAHEDSLSMAEYEEVMSIIHNMVDEDANVNCGLVYDDDAGDELRVTVVATGLQKQETPKLAPVRPLHQPKMPIMGDVPVPGFTSGTGQAQAQTATAESPYDDLYDVPTWIRQQAD from the coding sequence ATGGCGCTTAAATTTACATTGGATGATACACAAAAGCAGGTAGCAAGTATTAAAGTTGTTGGCGTTGGCGGCGGCGGCGGCAATGCTTTGAATAATATGATTGAACAAGGTTTGTCTGGCGTAAGCTTTGTTGCAGCCAATACGGATGCACAAGTGTTGTCTCGTAGTTTGGCACAAATGCGTTTGCAGTTAGGTTCAAATAGTACCAAAGGTTTGGGCGCAGGAGGTAAACCAGAAATTGGAAGAGACGCAGCTGAATCTGATCGTGCGCATATCAAGGAACTGCTTGAAGATACAGAAATGGTATTTATCACTGCAGGTATGGGTGGCGGCACAGGTACAGGTGCAGCACCTGTGATTGCTGAAGTAGCGCGTGAGATGGGTATTTTAACAGTTGGTGTGGTCACCAAACCTTTTGGTTTTGAGGGAAAGCGCCGTATGCGTTTTGCTGAAGAAGGTATCAAAGAGTTGGGTAGTGCCGTGGATACATTGATTACTATTCCCAATCAAAAGTTGGTTGCGATGGCAGGAAAGAATACATCTATGAAAGATACTTTTCGCATGGCTGATGACATTTTGTTTCAAGCTGTGCGCGGTATTTCTGAGCTAATTACAAAACCAGGTTATATCAATGTGGATTTTGCAGATGTGACGGCTGTAATGACAGAGCACCAAGGTATGTCGATGATGGGCATGGGAGCTGCTTCAGGTGAAGACAGAGCATGTACTGCAGCTGAAGCAGCAATTACTTCACCGTTATTGGAAGAAGTGGATATTCATGGCGCACAAGGCTTGCTAGTGAATGTGACGGCGCATGAAGATTCATTATCAATGGCTGAATATGAAGAGGTGATGAGTATTATTCATAATATGGTGGATGAGGATGCAAATGTGAACTGTGGACTTGTTTACGATGATGATGCTGGCGATGAGTTGCGTGTAACCGTGGTTGCGACGGGGTTGCAAAAACAAGAAACACCAAAACTTGCGCCTGTGCGTCCTTTGCACCAGCCTAAGATGCCAATCATGGGTGATGTACCTGTTCCTGGTTTTACCAGTGGTACAGGGCAAGCCCAAGCACAAACGGCAACAGCAGAATCACCATATGATGATTTGTACGATGTGCCAACATGGATTCGTCAGCAAGCTGACTAA
- the ftsA gene encoding cell division protein FtsA produces MARENQIIVGLDIGTSKIACIVAEAAPDGRLDIVGIGTHPSNGLRRGVVVNIESTVESIRLAVEEAELMADVDIKKVYVGIAGSHIRGYNSHGVVATKNGEVTEEDVTRVVEAAKAMNIPADQQILHVLPQEYIIDRQDGIREPVGMSGVRLETRVHVITGALSSAQNIIKCCNRCDLDVSAIVLEQIASSEAVLSQDEKDIGVLLVDIGGGTTDLAVFIDGAIRHTAVIPVGGDHLTNDLVAGLRTSAREADILKKRYGSCMTSLISAEETVEVPRVGGRPPQSMPRQVMAQLLEPRMQELFELVREELERSGYRELVAAGVVLTGGSSLLEGTQELADEIFELPVRIGRPQNVGGLTDVVNSPIYATGVGLIHYGQRYREEQGLHFDDTSSESLWSSVRRWFGGS; encoded by the coding sequence ATGGCTAGAGAGAATCAAATCATTGTTGGATTAGACATCGGTACAAGCAAAATTGCCTGTATCGTGGCAGAAGCAGCACCTGATGGTCGCTTAGACATTGTGGGCATAGGCACGCACCCATCCAATGGTTTGCGCCGTGGGGTGGTGGTGAATATTGAAAGCACAGTAGAATCCATTCGTTTGGCAGTTGAAGAAGCTGAGTTGATGGCTGATGTAGACATCAAAAAAGTGTATGTGGGTATCGCAGGTTCACATATTCGCGGTTACAACAGTCATGGTGTGGTGGCGACCAAGAATGGAGAAGTCACCGAAGAAGATGTAACACGTGTGGTAGAAGCCGCCAAAGCGATGAATATTCCAGCTGACCAACAAATTTTACATGTCTTACCCCAAGAATACATCATTGATAGACAAGATGGTATTCGTGAACCTGTGGGTATGAGTGGTGTACGCCTTGAAACACGGGTGCATGTGATTACGGGAGCATTATCATCGGCACAAAATATTATCAAGTGTTGCAATCGGTGTGATTTGGATGTGTCAGCCATTGTGTTGGAGCAAATTGCTTCAAGTGAAGCGGTATTGAGCCAAGATGAGAAAGATATTGGTGTATTATTGGTGGATATTGGCGGTGGCACCACAGACCTTGCAGTGTTTATTGATGGTGCAATTCGGCATACAGCCGTGATTCCTGTGGGCGGCGACCATTTAACCAATGATTTGGTAGCTGGTTTGCGCACATCAGCCAGAGAAGCCGATATTTTGAAGAAAAGATATGGCTCATGCATGACATCGCTCATCTCAGCAGAAGAAACGGTGGAAGTACCGCGGGTGGGTGGTCGTCCGCCCCAGTCTATGCCTAGGCAAGTGATGGCACAGTTATTAGAGCCGCGTATGCAAGAGTTGTTTGAATTGGTGCGCGAAGAATTGGAGCGCTCGGGTTACCGCGAACTAGTAGCCGCAGGTGTGGTGTTAACAGGCGGAAGTAGTTTGCTTGAAGGCACGCAAGAGCTTGCCGATGAAATTTTTGAATTACCTGTACGCATTGGTCGCCCACAAAATGTGGGTGGATTAACCGATGTGGTGAACAGCCCAATTTATGCAACAGGTGTGGGCTTGATTCATTACGGTCAACGTTACCGCGAAGAACAAGGTTTACATTTTGATGATACAAGCTCTGAAAGTTTATGGAGCAGCGTACGACGATGGTTTGGGGGTAGTTAA
- a CDS encoding cell division protein FtsQ/DivIB: MKLLSNIFRTNKKDVGNVRRKKKVKHVKRRMTWLKPLQAVLVASAVITVLGFSAIQLNQEMTVTHWQIDSPAHIKKPIALYFAHKQAFDFWHTRAAVIQRDLTALIPDIQRIEVSRVLPDGLLIKASARKPIALWENVSAKADKKVMLVDEQGVAYRPILRGENLDLPLFRLQPDNLKVATAVLHHLRVNMPERVQALSEVIVERQDWRLNFAHGEQWLLNQESLQDDLPKVLNILSQPRWARRHWRMDARIPERWFIRPAKQEVI; this comes from the coding sequence ATGAAATTATTGTCCAATATCTTCCGCACAAACAAAAAAGATGTGGGAAATGTGCGTAGAAAGAAAAAGGTGAAACATGTGAAACGCCGCATGACTTGGCTTAAACCGCTACAAGCTGTGTTGGTTGCTTCTGCAGTGATTACCGTGCTTGGTTTTTCGGCGATACAACTCAATCAAGAAATGACAGTAACGCACTGGCAAATTGATTCGCCTGCGCACATTAAAAAACCAATTGCTTTATATTTTGCGCATAAACAAGCCTTTGATTTTTGGCATACGCGTGCCGCAGTGATACAACGTGATTTAACGGCGTTGATTCCAGATATTCAACGCATAGAAGTGAGCCGCGTTTTGCCTGATGGTTTATTGATTAAAGCCTCAGCGCGTAAGCCCATCGCTTTATGGGAAAACGTGAGTGCCAAAGCGGATAAGAAAGTGATGTTGGTGGATGAGCAGGGCGTGGCTTATCGCCCAATATTACGAGGTGAAAATTTGGATTTACCCTTGTTTAGATTGCAGCCCGATAACTTAAAGGTAGCTACCGCAGTATTGCATCATTTGCGTGTGAATATGCCTGAACGTGTGCAAGCATTAAGTGAAGTGATTGTTGAGCGGCAAGACTGGCGCTTGAACTTTGCGCATGGTGAACAATGGCTGTTGAATCAGGAAAGTTTACAAGATGATTTGCCGAAAGTGCTCAATATTTTAAGCCAGCCACGCTGGGCTAGAAGACACTGGCGCATGGATGCGCGCATTCCCGAACGTTGGTTTATTCGACCAGCCAAGCAGGAGGTCATATAA
- a CDS encoding D-alanine--D-alanine ligase: MNIKGFEGKRVVVLMGGASAEREISLRSGAAVTQALTSHGLDVVALDLPKNTAMWFELIQHSQADVAFITLHGTYGEDGCIQGLLETMQMPYTGSDVSASALCMNKKLTKCVLDDIGIRTPEDVLMRDGKPQHYPVFVKPVAEGSSVGLHYIEDEAVWDALALVELNNWLVEQCVRGVEVAVSVVDGKALTPVEVAPKSGMYDFASKYTAGATDYYCPARISSSQSNKCKHIAEQAVQAAGCTGAPRVDLIVPDIGAPVVLEINTIPGMTATSLLPKAAAEQGVSFEDLCAQILMSAHCRGKSRGEKKCGGVQ, translated from the coding sequence ATGAATATCAAAGGTTTTGAGGGGAAACGTGTGGTGGTCTTGATGGGCGGCGCTTCTGCTGAGCGGGAAATTTCTTTGCGCTCAGGTGCTGCTGTAACCCAAGCATTAACTAGCCATGGTTTGGATGTGGTGGCATTGGATTTGCCTAAAAATACAGCCATGTGGTTTGAGCTTATCCAACATAGCCAAGCTGATGTCGCTTTTATTACATTGCATGGCACATATGGTGAAGATGGTTGTATTCAAGGCTTGCTAGAAACCATGCAAATGCCATATACAGGTTCAGATGTGAGTGCATCAGCATTATGTATGAATAAGAAACTCACCAAATGTGTATTGGATGATATAGGTATTCGCACACCTGAAGATGTGTTGATGCGCGATGGTAAACCGCAGCATTATCCTGTATTTGTGAAACCTGTGGCTGAAGGTTCAAGTGTTGGTCTGCATTATATTGAAGATGAAGCAGTATGGGATGCCTTGGCTTTGGTTGAGCTCAATAATTGGTTGGTTGAACAATGTGTGCGCGGTGTTGAGGTGGCTGTATCGGTGGTGGATGGTAAGGCATTAACGCCTGTGGAAGTTGCACCCAAATCAGGTATGTATGACTTTGCATCTAAATACACAGCAGGAGCAACGGATTATTATTGCCCAGCACGCATTTCAAGCAGTCAGAGTAATAAGTGTAAACATATTGCGGAACAAGCGGTGCAAGCAGCAGGTTGCACGGGCGCACCGCGCGTAGATTTGATTGTGCCCGATATTGGTGCGCCAGTGGTTTTAGAAATCAATACCATTCCAGGCATGACGGCAACCAGCCTGCTGCCTAAAGCTGCTGCTGAGCAGGGTGTATCCTTTGAAGACTTGTGTGCACAGATTTTAATGTCTGCCCACTGTAGAGGAAAAAGCCGTGGAGAAAAAAAATGTGGAGGGGTACAATGA